From the genome of Borreliella afzelii:
TGTTTTGATAATCTAATAAAAGTTGCTTCAGTGTTTTTGAGATGTCTGCTTTTGTAGATAATAATTTTTCCAATAAATTTTTAAGCTTCTGTAAATCTGAAATCTCCAATTTATCTAGGATATCTTTTTTAGGATATAAGCACATAGTTTGAAAAATGGTACTCGAGAAATCCCCCCATTGTCTGACTATAATGAGGAGTATTTTAATAAATTCTTTTTAAGTTTAAGTTCTGATCGATCTAAAGAATTGATTAAGTTGTTTAGTAGGGTAAAAAATGAGCGGAATGATAGATTTAAACATGCAGTTTATTGGCTTTATTTATGTATAAGGGATTTGTATTCTTCAGATATTAAGTATTTTAGCTGTGGTAAAAACGTATATACGAATGATTTTGTGCGGCTAGGTCCCACTATTGCTTCCTTCACCATAAAATGGTGAAGGAAGCAATAGTGCACACTTTAAGATGATCGCCGGCTTATTAATGGAGTCAGTTTTGGGGTTAAAGATATTTAAACTCCTAATTTTGAAGGTTAGCTTTTATACTAAAAAAATATAATATATATTATATTTTTTTAGTATAA
Proteins encoded in this window:
- a CDS encoding CRASP family complement regulator-acquiring lipoprotein, which translates into the protein MCLYPKKDILDKLEISDLQKLKNLLEKLLSTKADISKTLKQLLLDYQNNENSIKTDINGLKS
- a CDS encoding P52 family lipoprotein, encoding MKNGTREIPPLSDYNEEYFNKFFLSLSSDRSKELIKLFSRVKNERNDRFKHAVYWLYLCIRDLYSSDIKYFSCGKNVYTNDFVRLGPTIASFTIKW